A part of Kryptolebias marmoratus isolate JLee-2015 linkage group LG8, ASM164957v2, whole genome shotgun sequence genomic DNA contains:
- the nsfl1c gene encoding NSFL1 cofactor p47 isoform X2: MASQEESVREFVAVTGVEEERARFFLESAGWNLQLALASFFEDGADDDIITLPQPEGVSSVSRSAGPSQPRVTSFRDLMHEAEEESDEEEGQRFFAGGSERSGQQIVGPPKKKSSNEVVEDLFKGAREHGAVPLDRTGKGPGESSKAKAFVGGGYRLGAAPEEESTYVAGERHASNSQQDVHVVLKLWKTGFSLDNGELRNYSDPENANFLEAIRRGEIPLELRQRSRGGQVNLDMEDHRDEDFVKPKMAFKAFEGEGQKLGSATPELTSAPFTSQQDQAANEAQASASVTLDPSQPTTKIQIRLADGGRLVQMFNHTHRVSDLRHFVVAARPAMAAREFVLMTTFPNKELTDESLTLEKANLLNAVIVQQLK, from the exons ATGGCGAGTCAGGAGGAGTCAGTCAGGGAGTTCGTCGCTGTTACCGGCGTGGAAGAAGAGAGGGCCCGGTTTTTCCTGGAGTCCGCCGGTTGGAACCTCCAG CTTGCACTTGCCAGTTTCTTTGAGGACGGAGCTGATGATGATATAATTACTCTTCCTCAGCCTGAGGGAGTCTCTTCTGTGTCTCGATCGGCAGGTCCCAG TCAGCCCAGAGTGACCTCCTTCAGAGATCTCATGCATGAGGCAGAGGAAGAAAGTGACGAGGAGGAAGGTCAAAG gttttttgCGGGGGGGTCAGAGCGCAGCGGACAACAGATTGTTGGGCCTCCAAAGAAAAAGAGCTCCAATGAGGTGGTGGAAGATCTGTTCAAAGGGGCCAGAGAACACGGAGCTGTGCCTTTGGACCGGACCGGGAAAGGACCAGGAGAATCCAGCAAAGCAAAG GCGTTTGTTGGCGGAGGTTACAGGCTGGGGGCCGCTCCTGAGGAGGAGTCGACTTACGTAGCTGGAGAGAGGCATGCCTCCAACAGTCAGCAAgat GTCCACGTGGTGCTGAAGCTGTGGAAGACGGGGTTTAGTCTGGATAACGGGGAACTTAGAAACTACAGCGATCCTGAAAATGCAAACTTTCTCGAGGCAATAAGAAGAGG ggaGATTCCTCTGGAGTTGAGGCAGCGGTCTCGAGGAGGCCAAGTCAACCTAGACATGGAGGACCACAGAGACGAGGACTTTGTCAAACCCAAGATGGCCTTCAAGGCCTTCGAAGGCGAAGGACAGAAGTTAGGAAG CGCCACCCCCGAGTTGACTTCAGCTCCATTCACGTCCCAGCAGGACCAGGCTGCCAACGAGGCCCAGGCCAGCGCCTCTGTGACCCTCGACCCCTCCCAGCCCACAACGAAAATTCAGATCCGGCTGGCCGATGGTGGCCGGCTCGTCCAGATGTTCAACCATACCCACAG GGTGTCGGACCTGCGGCACTTCGTGGTGGCGGCCCGGCCCGCCATGGCCGCCCGGGAGTTTGTTCTGATGACCACCTTCCCCAACAAGGAGCTGACGGATGAGAGCCTGACGCTGGAGAAGGCCAACCTCCTCAACGCCGTCATCGTCCAGCAGCTAAAGTGA
- the nsfl1c gene encoding NSFL1 cofactor p47 isoform X1, with product MASQEESVREFVAVTGVEEERARFFLESAGWNLQLALASFFEDGADDDIITLPQPEGVSSVSRSAGPSSQPRVTSFRDLMHEAEEESDEEEGQRFFAGGSERSGQQIVGPPKKKSSNEVVEDLFKGAREHGAVPLDRTGKGPGESSKAKAFVGGGYRLGAAPEEESTYVAGERHASNSQQDVHVVLKLWKTGFSLDNGELRNYSDPENANFLEAIRRGEIPLELRQRSRGGQVNLDMEDHRDEDFVKPKMAFKAFEGEGQKLGSATPELTSAPFTSQQDQAANEAQASASVTLDPSQPTTKIQIRLADGGRLVQMFNHTHRVSDLRHFVVAARPAMAAREFVLMTTFPNKELTDESLTLEKANLLNAVIVQQLK from the exons ATGGCGAGTCAGGAGGAGTCAGTCAGGGAGTTCGTCGCTGTTACCGGCGTGGAAGAAGAGAGGGCCCGGTTTTTCCTGGAGTCCGCCGGTTGGAACCTCCAG CTTGCACTTGCCAGTTTCTTTGAGGACGGAGCTGATGATGATATAATTACTCTTCCTCAGCCTGAGGGAGTCTCTTCTGTGTCTCGATCGGCAGGTCCCAG TAGTCAGCCCAGAGTGACCTCCTTCAGAGATCTCATGCATGAGGCAGAGGAAGAAAGTGACGAGGAGGAAGGTCAAAG gttttttgCGGGGGGGTCAGAGCGCAGCGGACAACAGATTGTTGGGCCTCCAAAGAAAAAGAGCTCCAATGAGGTGGTGGAAGATCTGTTCAAAGGGGCCAGAGAACACGGAGCTGTGCCTTTGGACCGGACCGGGAAAGGACCAGGAGAATCCAGCAAAGCAAAG GCGTTTGTTGGCGGAGGTTACAGGCTGGGGGCCGCTCCTGAGGAGGAGTCGACTTACGTAGCTGGAGAGAGGCATGCCTCCAACAGTCAGCAAgat GTCCACGTGGTGCTGAAGCTGTGGAAGACGGGGTTTAGTCTGGATAACGGGGAACTTAGAAACTACAGCGATCCTGAAAATGCAAACTTTCTCGAGGCAATAAGAAGAGG ggaGATTCCTCTGGAGTTGAGGCAGCGGTCTCGAGGAGGCCAAGTCAACCTAGACATGGAGGACCACAGAGACGAGGACTTTGTCAAACCCAAGATGGCCTTCAAGGCCTTCGAAGGCGAAGGACAGAAGTTAGGAAG CGCCACCCCCGAGTTGACTTCAGCTCCATTCACGTCCCAGCAGGACCAGGCTGCCAACGAGGCCCAGGCCAGCGCCTCTGTGACCCTCGACCCCTCCCAGCCCACAACGAAAATTCAGATCCGGCTGGCCGATGGTGGCCGGCTCGTCCAGATGTTCAACCATACCCACAG GGTGTCGGACCTGCGGCACTTCGTGGTGGCGGCCCGGCCCGCCATGGCCGCCCGGGAGTTTGTTCTGATGACCACCTTCCCCAACAAGGAGCTGACGGATGAGAGCCTGACGCTGGAGAAGGCCAACCTCCTCAACGCCGTCATCGTCCAGCAGCTAAAGTGA